Proteins encoded within one genomic window of Bacillus sp. 1NLA3E:
- a CDS encoding SDR family oxidoreductase → MIPKYPYYSVQTTCKQTPVTFPPQHQERQPGLEYLMNPTPISDNPQYVGSGKLTDKVAIITGGDSGIGRAVAIGFAKEGADVAIAYLYEHEDANLTKRMVEQYGRRCLLIPGDLREESVCRDVVRKTLACYGKINILVLNQGVVFPQESILNITRDQLEDTFRTNIFPLFFITQEALPYLQSGSSIISTTSVAAYAGVPMLVDYSSTKGAIVSFTRSLSSQLVKYGIRVNAVAPGPTWTPLVVSGFSAEYVKTYGAGTLMQRAGQPFELAPTYVYLASDDSSYVTGQILHVNGGGMMGT, encoded by the coding sequence ATGATCCCAAAGTACCCGTATTATTCCGTTCAAACAACCTGTAAACAAACTCCCGTTACGTTTCCGCCGCAACATCAAGAAAGACAACCAGGGTTAGAGTATTTGATGAACCCAACTCCGATATCCGATAATCCTCAGTATGTTGGAAGTGGAAAATTAACAGACAAGGTCGCTATTATCACTGGAGGAGATAGCGGAATCGGCCGGGCCGTAGCGATTGGATTTGCAAAAGAAGGGGCAGATGTGGCGATTGCTTATTTATACGAGCATGAAGATGCCAATCTGACAAAGAGAATGGTTGAACAATACGGTCGCCGCTGCTTGTTAATCCCAGGAGATCTGCGGGAAGAATCAGTCTGTCGTGATGTAGTACGAAAGACTTTGGCCTGCTATGGAAAAATAAATATTCTTGTCCTTAACCAAGGCGTCGTGTTTCCTCAGGAAAGTATCTTAAACATTACAAGAGATCAATTAGAGGATACTTTTCGTACTAATATTTTCCCGCTTTTTTTCATCACTCAGGAAGCATTGCCTTATTTACAATCCGGAAGTTCCATTATTAGTACTACTTCTGTGGCTGCCTATGCAGGGGTTCCCATGTTAGTTGATTACTCTTCAACCAAAGGTGCCATTGTTTCATTTACTCGATCCTTGTCATCGCAGCTAGTTAAGTATGGGATAAGAGTGAATGCGGTGGCTCCTGGTCCTACTTGGACTCCATTAGTTGTTTCAGGCTTTTCTGCGGAATATGTAAAAACATATGGTGCAGGCACGCTGATGCAGCGTGCTGGACAGCCGTTTGAACTGGCTCCGACCTATGTTTATTTAGCCTCAGACGATTCATCTTATGTCACTGGTCAAATCCTGCATGTAAATGGAGGAGGGATGATGGGGACATAA
- a CDS encoding TRM11 family SAM-dependent methyltransferase, translated as MTYLYTYAYPEDERSLCAMEMRSLFGKESRSSILESPVKIDPSRSPFIKGRIAVLFEGDTLDELLEQVETLPLNGATFKVVYVKNGDLAEKESFVKRRTIERELGLHIDGEADLHDPERLFAVMNVSGSWVFGEYLKSVSVWFQHQKKPNSYSVALNTRVARAVVNIAIPNPSGIKAIDPCCGIGTVLVEARSMGINIVGSDRNPLILPGVRENILHFGLTGEVNLADIRDITEDFDVAIIDLPYNLCSVITPEEQLEMLQSARRFAKKVVVVTVEPIDHVLVTAGFSIVDRAVAKKGLFTREVIVCE; from the coding sequence ATGACCTATTTATATACATACGCTTATCCTGAGGATGAACGCTCTTTGTGTGCTATGGAAATGCGTTCTTTATTCGGAAAAGAGTCGAGATCTAGTATTTTGGAAAGCCCTGTGAAAATCGACCCATCGCGAAGTCCGTTTATCAAAGGAAGAATTGCAGTGCTTTTTGAAGGGGACACTCTTGACGAGCTTCTCGAACAGGTAGAAACATTGCCATTAAATGGGGCAACGTTTAAGGTGGTTTATGTAAAAAATGGTGATCTTGCTGAAAAGGAAAGTTTCGTGAAGAGGCGGACGATTGAGCGAGAGCTTGGATTACATATCGATGGTGAGGCTGATTTACATGATCCAGAGCGCTTGTTTGCTGTAATGAATGTCAGCGGCAGCTGGGTTTTTGGAGAGTATCTTAAAAGTGTGTCTGTTTGGTTCCAACACCAAAAGAAGCCAAATAGTTACTCCGTTGCGCTCAACACGCGTGTTGCCAGGGCGGTCGTCAATATTGCCATTCCGAATCCGAGTGGGATTAAGGCAATCGACCCTTGCTGTGGAATTGGGACCGTGCTCGTTGAAGCCCGTTCGATGGGAATTAATATTGTAGGTAGCGACCGCAATCCACTTATCCTGCCAGGAGTTCGGGAAAATATTCTTCACTTTGGACTTACTGGCGAGGTGAATTTAGCAGATATCCGTGATATCACAGAGGATTTTGATGTGGCGATTATCGATTTGCCTTACAATTTGTGTTCGGTGATAACGCCTGAAGAGCAGCTGGAAATGCTCCAAAGTGCGCGCAGGTTTGCCAAGAAAGTGGTTGTGGTGACGGTCGAGCCGATTGATCATGTCCTTGTAACCGCAGGATTTTCCATAGTAGATCGTGCTGTCGCAAAAAAAGGGTTATTTACTCGTGAAGTGATCGTGTGTGAGTGA
- a CDS encoding TVP38/TMEM64 family protein, translated as MNKRMKLGSIAVALPLLIIGFKTETMKVLLSGNIESLQNLSHGSLWLLLFFTLLLMTIQNLFTIIPLILLISINVSLFGFTGGYIWSWLISIAGATVSFLITRYWFQDFFAKYVNSQWESKIEENGFGVVFIGRVMPFMPTSVVNIAAAISSIRFMKFFYATVLGNMIYFFILSSISLGILSIPWENSLYVVSAAFALLVIMVIRKRRKKAGRTPMTPPE; from the coding sequence ATGAATAAACGAATGAAATTAGGCTCTATCGCAGTCGCACTACCTCTTCTCATCATTGGCTTTAAAACTGAAACAATGAAGGTTCTGTTATCGGGTAATATTGAGTCATTACAAAACTTATCCCATGGAAGTTTATGGCTCCTTTTATTTTTCACACTGCTGTTGATGACGATTCAAAATTTGTTTACAATCATTCCTCTAATCTTATTAATCTCAATCAATGTGTCTCTGTTTGGGTTTACAGGTGGTTATATTTGGAGCTGGTTGATAAGCATTGCCGGCGCCACGGTTTCTTTTTTAATAACCCGCTATTGGTTTCAAGATTTCTTTGCTAAATACGTAAATAGCCAATGGGAAAGCAAGATAGAAGAGAACGGGTTTGGCGTTGTGTTTATTGGAAGGGTTATGCCTTTCATGCCTACCAGTGTAGTTAATATTGCCGCTGCCATTAGTTCGATCCGATTTATGAAGTTTTTCTATGCAACAGTACTAGGAAACATGATTTATTTTTTTATTCTTTCATCCATCTCACTCGGCATTTTATCTATTCCATGGGAAAACAGTTTATATGTGGTTTCTGCCGCATTTGCCTTATTAGTCATCATGGTCATAAGGAAGCGAAGAAAGAAAGCGGGCCGCACTCCAATGACACCACCCGAATAG
- a CDS encoding HD-GYP domain-containing protein, with amino-acid sequence MAPIITSWVLHFNSLNVLTVIFLGTAFSNKSKWFLFLSCSLVVVLRVVIADPEEITHPTAFLTRLIVYLIVTYISSEGTKKYIETKKQKTELILTLAKSLDSRDTNVGNHSESVANYALMIAKEMKLPNEQCESVYIGGLLHDIGKIGITESILSKPMTLNENEYEIIKQHPILGYEIVKYVSSFKKSGILDMVLYHHERYDGKGYPYGLKGEEIPLSARIISIADSFDAMISKRAYKEDNDLDYAILEITQNKGIQFDPKISEIFLGILEKETYIFKKQPSCNEPAV; translated from the coding sequence TTGGCACCAATCATTACTAGTTGGGTGCTTCATTTTAATTCTCTGAACGTTCTTACGGTGATATTTTTAGGTACTGCCTTTTCAAACAAATCTAAATGGTTTTTATTTCTATCTTGTTCATTAGTTGTGGTATTACGCGTAGTAATAGCTGATCCTGAAGAAATCACACATCCCACTGCCTTCCTAACCCGCTTGATTGTATACTTGATCGTAACCTATATATCATCAGAAGGTACGAAAAAATACATTGAAACTAAAAAACAAAAAACTGAATTAATATTGACCCTAGCTAAATCATTGGATTCAAGAGACACTAATGTAGGAAATCATTCTGAGAGTGTTGCAAATTATGCCTTGATGATTGCTAAAGAAATGAAATTACCCAATGAACAATGTGAATCGGTTTATATAGGTGGATTATTACACGACATTGGTAAGATCGGAATCACTGAATCTATCTTGTCTAAGCCAATGACATTAAATGAAAATGAATATGAAATTATTAAGCAACATCCCATATTAGGATATGAAATAGTTAAATACGTTTCCTCTTTTAAAAAAAGTGGGATTTTAGATATGGTTCTATACCACCATGAGCGATATGATGGAAAAGGATATCCTTATGGATTAAAAGGAGAGGAAATACCTCTTTCTGCCCGCATCATTTCTATCGCTGATTCTTTTGACGCCATGATTTCAAAGCGCGCTTATAAGGAGGATAATGATCTAGATTATGCTATCCTTGAAATTACCCAAAATAAAGGTATCCAATTCGACCCGAAAATATCAGAGATTTTTTTGGGCATTTTAGAAAAGGAAACCTATATATTCAAAAAACAACCCAGCTGTAACGAGCCAGCTGTTTAG
- the psiE gene encoding phosphate-starvation-inducible protein PsiE, with protein MGVVKVKRDFASFIPKILQIVLNSSLVFLAIILSFLLVKELFIFCKLLVEEGSHHNYNVFLESILIFFLYFEFITMIVKYFKESYHFPLRYFIYIGITAMIRLIIVEHSNPVSTLLYSFVILVLIIGYLIINLTPRDRPESSWYFKLMKNK; from the coding sequence ATGGGTGTGGTTAAGGTGAAGAGAGATTTTGCCAGTTTTATTCCTAAGATTCTTCAAATCGTTTTGAATTCTTCTCTCGTTTTCCTAGCAATTATTTTATCATTTCTATTAGTGAAGGAATTATTCATTTTTTGTAAATTGTTGGTGGAGGAGGGAAGCCATCATAATTATAATGTTTTTCTTGAAAGTATTCTTATTTTCTTTTTATATTTTGAGTTTATTACTATGATTGTTAAATATTTTAAAGAAAGCTATCATTTTCCGCTTAGATACTTTATTTATATTGGCATCACGGCAATGATTAGATTAATTATTGTTGAACACTCTAATCCAGTGAGTACATTACTTTATTCATTTGTCATCTTAGTCCTTATTATTGGATACCTCATCATAAATCTAACTCCTCGTGACAGACCTGAAAGCAGTTGGTATTTTAAATTAATGAAAAACAAATAG
- a CDS encoding OsmC family protein, which yields MPKTLFKATAHLQDGVQVKVRSRNFEITIDEPKELGGTDTGMNPVELALSALGACQAIVARVYAKKFKINLEKLWIEVEGELNTDGFLNLSDVRPGYSDIRYNIHIETDAPRDRVEEFVTFVESKCPIGDTLANPVNVKRNEIIIKSVLGKS from the coding sequence ATGCCCAAAACATTATTCAAAGCTACTGCTCATTTACAAGACGGAGTCCAAGTTAAAGTACGGTCGAGAAATTTTGAGATTACAATTGACGAGCCAAAAGAACTCGGTGGAACTGATACAGGAATGAATCCTGTTGAGTTGGCACTATCTGCATTAGGGGCATGTCAAGCTATTGTCGCCCGGGTGTATGCTAAAAAATTTAAAATCAACTTAGAAAAACTTTGGATAGAGGTTGAAGGAGAGCTTAATACCGACGGTTTTTTGAATTTGTCTGATGTACGACCAGGATATAGTGATATTCGCTACAACATTCATATTGAAACAGATGCGCCAAGAGATAGAGTAGAAGAATTTGTAACATTTGTAGAAAGCAAATGCCCAATTGGCGATACACTTGCTAACCCCGTCAACGTTAAGCGAAATGAAATCATTATTAAATCTGTTTTAGGTAAGAGTTGA
- a CDS encoding methionine ABC transporter ATP-binding protein, whose protein sequence is MIEFQSLKKVYESGGQRVAALDGVNLKINKGEIFGVIGFSGAGKSSLIRCVNSLERPTSGKVIVNNHDLTSLSIKYIREIRKNIGMVFQHFNLLNSKTVFANVAMPLTLSKVPKDTIKKRVQELLEFVGLADKADYYPDQLSGGQKQRIGIARALATQPSILLCDEATSALDPQTTGSILQLLKKINKEYNITILIITHEMAVIREICDRVAVIEAGKIIEEGTVFDVFSAPKTKTAKNFVSSVMNDQLPDSIKELIQKHAGMLKVFRINFVGNSAGQPLLSELAKKFDIHINVLFGNITELQGTPFGNLIVEFQGTDKEILRALTYINQKEISIKEVNAHAS, encoded by the coding sequence ATGATCGAATTTCAGAGTCTAAAAAAGGTTTATGAAAGTGGCGGGCAGCGGGTTGCCGCGCTCGATGGAGTTAATTTAAAAATCAATAAGGGGGAGATTTTCGGAGTCATCGGCTTCAGTGGTGCAGGCAAAAGTTCACTAATCCGATGTGTAAACTCGTTAGAGCGGCCGACCTCTGGGAAAGTCATCGTCAATAACCACGACCTGACCTCCCTTTCCATCAAATATATCCGGGAAATCAGGAAAAATATCGGGATGGTTTTTCAACACTTTAATCTATTAAACTCAAAAACCGTCTTTGCCAACGTGGCCATGCCGCTCACTCTTTCCAAAGTTCCCAAGGATACCATCAAGAAACGTGTTCAGGAATTACTAGAATTTGTCGGGTTGGCCGACAAAGCAGATTATTATCCCGACCAGCTCTCTGGAGGGCAAAAACAGCGAATCGGGATAGCGCGAGCATTGGCGACCCAGCCTTCGATTCTCCTTTGTGATGAGGCAACGTCAGCACTCGATCCGCAAACGACAGGCTCGATCCTACAGCTATTGAAAAAAATCAATAAGGAATACAACATCACCATCCTCATCATCACTCACGAAATGGCGGTTATCAGAGAAATTTGCGACCGAGTAGCTGTGATTGAAGCTGGCAAAATCATTGAAGAAGGCACAGTATTTGACGTCTTTTCCGCACCAAAAACAAAGACGGCCAAGAACTTTGTCAGCTCAGTCATGAACGATCAACTCCCTGATTCGATTAAAGAACTCATTCAAAAACACGCAGGTATGCTAAAGGTCTTTCGAATTAACTTTGTCGGCAATTCAGCGGGGCAGCCGCTCCTTTCAGAACTTGCCAAAAAGTTTGATATTCATATCAATGTCTTGTTTGGAAATATTACCGAGCTTCAAGGCACACCCTTTGGAAACTTAATTGTTGAATTCCAAGGAACAGACAAAGAGATTCTCCGTGCTTTAACTTATATCAACCAGAAGGAAATAAGCATAAAGGAAGTGAACGCACATGCTAGTTAA
- a CDS encoding methionine ABC transporter permease: MLVNSEQIISALVETIQMVAFSLLFSAILGLPLGILLVVTRRNQLLENVPFFNVLSGIINIFRSVPFIILLVAIIPVTRLIVGTSIGTAAAIVPLVFYAGPYIARLVENSLLEVDPGVIEAAEAMGATPWQIIFKFLIPEALSSLVLAFTIATIGLVGASAMAGAVGGGGLGDLAITYGYQRFDTITMLITVGILIVIVQGLQSLGNILAKKIRRR; encoded by the coding sequence ATGCTAGTTAATTCAGAGCAAATCATTTCTGCTTTAGTCGAAACGATTCAAATGGTCGCCTTCTCGCTCCTATTCTCAGCCATACTTGGGCTGCCACTGGGAATCTTGTTAGTCGTAACACGGAGAAATCAGTTGCTTGAGAATGTGCCATTTTTTAATGTATTGAGTGGCATTATTAATATTTTTCGATCGGTTCCGTTCATTATTTTGCTGGTGGCGATCATTCCCGTGACAAGGCTGATTGTCGGAACATCAATTGGAACCGCAGCGGCAATCGTCCCGCTCGTCTTCTATGCCGGACCATATATTGCAAGATTGGTAGAAAACTCCTTGCTGGAAGTGGATCCCGGTGTTATTGAAGCGGCGGAAGCAATGGGTGCCACCCCGTGGCAAATTATTTTCAAATTCCTCATTCCAGAAGCGCTCAGCTCGCTGGTTCTGGCATTCACGATTGCCACCATTGGTCTCGTTGGTGCATCAGCGATGGCTGGAGCAGTCGGCGGAGGCGGTCTTGGTGATTTGGCCATTACATATGGTTACCAGCGTTTTGATACCATCACGATGCTCATTACAGTAGGAATCCTGATTGTGATCGTTCAAGGACTACAATCATTAGGAAATATTTTAGCAAAAAAAATCAGACGAAGATAA
- a CDS encoding MetQ/NlpA family ABC transporter substrate-binding protein — protein sequence MKKLLLSIIIFTLAVLGAGCSETTQGKENKVNKESNESVKVKLGISGTDTRIWDFVAKKAEKEGIDVEIVKFSDYVAPNTALAEGELDANAFQTVAYFDVFIKEHKLDLVPIATTVLAPMGIYSDKYKKVKDIPNSSKIAIPNDASNGGRALLLLQEAKLIKLDDSFDGNFTTLDQVIENPKKLEIVPVVPAQTPRALPDVAASVINNGIAVDAGLSPLKDTIFHESKTATPYLNIIAVKKADKNNKTLKRLAELYQEDDTAKFIEKEYKGNMIPTFVPLSKIGW from the coding sequence ATGAAAAAGTTATTATTATCAATCATTATTTTTACATTGGCGGTACTTGGTGCTGGTTGCTCTGAAACTACACAAGGCAAAGAAAACAAAGTAAACAAAGAAAGCAATGAATCAGTTAAGGTCAAGCTTGGAATTAGTGGAACGGATACTCGGATTTGGGACTTTGTAGCGAAAAAGGCTGAGAAAGAAGGAATTGACGTTGAAATCGTTAAGTTCTCAGACTATGTGGCTCCTAACACCGCTCTTGCAGAAGGCGAGCTTGATGCCAATGCATTCCAAACCGTCGCCTATTTCGATGTCTTTATTAAAGAACACAAACTAGACCTTGTCCCGATTGCGACAACAGTCCTTGCCCCAATGGGAATTTACTCTGACAAATATAAAAAAGTGAAGGACATTCCGAATAGTTCAAAAATTGCCATCCCAAATGACGCATCAAATGGTGGCCGTGCCTTATTACTTCTTCAAGAAGCTAAATTAATTAAGTTAGATGACAGCTTTGACGGGAATTTCACAACACTTGATCAAGTGATAGAAAACCCTAAGAAGCTTGAGATCGTACCAGTTGTTCCAGCCCAAACACCAAGAGCATTACCAGATGTTGCAGCGTCTGTCATCAATAACGGGATTGCCGTTGATGCAGGCCTTAGCCCACTAAAGGATACCATTTTCCATGAAAGTAAAACAGCTACACCTTATCTCAATATTATTGCTGTTAAAAAAGCAGACAAAAACAACAAAACACTTAAGAGATTAGCAGAGCTCTACCAAGAGGATGATACAGCAAAATTTATTGAAAAAGAGTACAAAGGCAACATGATCCCAACGTTTGTACCATTAAGCAAAATTGGCTGGTAA
- a CDS encoding M20 family metallopeptidase, producing the protein MTVPVKSLAELKAAIIENVESNKELYLSTSHKIHQKPEIGNEEYFAAALLTDILEKEGFKVEKAVAGHETSFVARKKSEKPGPHIAFLAEYDALPGLGHACGHNIIGTTSVAAAIALSKVLEETGGEAVVFGTPAEEGGPNGSAKGSFVKHGLVEGIDAALMIHPNSQTRLTCSSLAVDPLDFEFIGKPAHAAASPHEGINALDAVIQLFNGINALRQQLTDDVRIHGIITHGGDAPNIIPEYTKARFYIRAATRAHLNEVTRRVTAVAEGAAFATGAKLNVIAFQNQVDNLLLNKSYDAVFKEVVEELGETVVDEDKGIGSTDAGNISQVVPTIHPFIKIGADDLIPHTVPFREAAASVQGDQALITGAKALALTALKLITDRDTLAQIKAEFES; encoded by the coding sequence ATGACAGTACCTGTCAAATCTTTAGCAGAATTAAAAGCGGCGATTATTGAAAATGTTGAAAGTAATAAAGAGCTTTATCTTTCAACAAGCCATAAAATCCACCAAAAGCCTGAAATCGGCAACGAAGAATATTTTGCAGCCGCCCTGCTAACTGACATTCTTGAAAAAGAAGGATTTAAAGTGGAGAAAGCAGTGGCCGGACACGAAACTTCATTTGTAGCCCGAAAAAAATCAGAAAAACCTGGTCCCCACATCGCATTCCTAGCAGAATATGATGCTCTCCCTGGCCTAGGCCATGCTTGCGGACATAATATTATTGGAACTACCAGCGTCGCCGCCGCCATTGCATTAAGTAAGGTATTGGAGGAAACTGGCGGGGAAGCTGTCGTTTTCGGCACCCCTGCCGAAGAAGGCGGGCCAAACGGCAGTGCCAAAGGAAGCTTTGTTAAACACGGACTAGTTGAAGGAATTGATGCAGCACTTATGATTCATCCTAACAGCCAGACACGGTTAACATGTTCGTCGCTTGCTGTTGATCCGCTCGACTTTGAGTTCATCGGAAAGCCGGCTCACGCCGCAGCTTCCCCACATGAAGGAATCAATGCCTTGGATGCTGTCATTCAGCTGTTCAATGGAATAAACGCCTTAAGACAACAACTCACAGACGATGTTCGCATCCACGGAATCATCACCCATGGTGGCGATGCACCGAACATTATTCCTGAATATACAAAAGCAAGATTTTACATTCGCGCAGCTACTAGGGCCCATTTGAACGAAGTCACCCGTAGGGTAACGGCCGTTGCCGAAGGGGCTGCATTTGCCACCGGCGCGAAGTTGAACGTGATTGCTTTTCAAAATCAAGTCGATAATCTTCTATTAAATAAAAGTTATGATGCAGTTTTCAAAGAGGTGGTTGAGGAGTTGGGCGAAACGGTGGTTGATGAAGATAAAGGCATTGGCTCAACAGATGCTGGAAACATCAGCCAGGTCGTACCAACAATCCATCCATTTATAAAAATTGGAGCAGATGACCTGATTCCACATACCGTACCATTTAGAGAAGCAGCCGCTTCTGTTCAAGGTGATCAAGCCCTTATCACAGGAGCAAAAGCACTGGCACTTACTGCACTAAAACTAATAACAGACCGTGACACATTAGCCCAAATCAAAGCAGAATTCGAGAGTTAA